AGGTCGCCTGCAGGATGGCCGCGGCGACGTCGAGAATGTTGTTGCGCAGGATCTTGGTCGCTTGAAGAGCAGCCTCGCCGCCGATACCAGCGCCACGCGAAGCCCACGTGCCGCCGCCATACGGCGTATTGTCGGTATCGCCCAGGATCACGCGGACCCGCTCCATCGGGACGCCAAGCACGCTACCCACGATCTGCGCGGTCAGCGATTCCGACCCCTGCCCCTGCTCGGTTATGCTCGTCTGACAGATCACCGATCCCTGCGCGTCCAAACGTACTGCAACGCCGTCCTGCGACGAAATCCGGGCTCCGCCGACGCCGTAAAAGGCCGCGCTGGGATTGGTCACTTCAATGAACGCGGCAATCCCGATGCCGCGATGGATATTGCTGCGGCGCAATTCCGCCTGCTCGGCGCGCAGGCGTTCATAGCCCATCATCGCAAGCAATTTGTTGAGCGAAGCATGATGCGACAGGCTCTCGAAGCGCAACCCCGCCGGGGACACGCAAGGGTAGGCGTCATCGCCAATCAGATTACGGCGACGAATTTCAGCGGGATCCATTCCGATCTTGATCGCCGCGAGATCGACGAGGCCTTCGGTCACCGAGCAGGCGACCGGATGACCAACGGCCCGGTATTGGCACGTCACGTTCTTGTTCTGAAACACCACGCGCGCCCGCGCGCGATAGTTTTTCGTCGTATAGGGGCCCCCGACGAGGTTGACCACCTGGTTCGCCTCGATCGCGCTCGTGCGCGGATACATCGAGTACGGCCCGATGCCCGTGAGATCATCGATCTCGAAGGCCAGAATGGCGCCATCCCGCTTGACACCGATTCGGCCTCTGCAACGGTGATCCCGCGCGTGAATGTCGGTGTTGAAGCTCTCGATCCGGTCAGCCACAAACTTGATTGGCCGACGCAACAATTTTGAAAGCGCATAGGTCGCCATCTCGTCGGCGTAGATGTGGACTTTTATACCGAAGGAGCCGCCGACATCCTTGCAAACCACGCGCACCTGCGATTCCTGCAGCCCAAGATGCAGCGCCGCGATGTTCTGAACCATGTGCGGCGCTTGCGTGCCCTGATAGATCGTCAGCCGCCCTTCGCCGGCATTCCAATCGGCAACCACCGCACGCGGCTCCAGCGTCACCCCGGTATGCCGGCCGAACACAAACTCGGCTTCAATCACCTCATCCGAGGCGGCAAACGCCTGATCGACCTCCCCAGCATCAAGATTGCGCTCGAAAGCGAGGTTGTCACCGAGCGACGAATGGATGACTGGAGTTTCCGGATCGAGCGCGGTACGCATGTCCGTTACCGCCTCGAGTTCCTGATATTCGACAAGAACCCTTTCCGCCGCATCCTCTGCAGCTGCACGGCTTGTTGCGACAACCGCGGCTACGGCTTCGCCCTGCCAGCACACCCGGTCGATGGCGATCGCGCTTTGCGGCGCCGACTTCAGTCCCTTCAGGTGCGAAAGCACACCGACCCAGGGCGTTATGGTCGCGGCAAGCTCTTCGCCGGTGACGACGGCAATGACGCCGGGCCCCGCCTTCGCCGCAGCGGCGTCGATTGCCACGATCCTTGCATGCGCATGCGGCGAGCGAACGAACACCACGTGGCCCATCCGTGGCAATTCGAGGTCGCTGACATAGAGACCTCTCCCTTGCAGCAGACGATCGAGATTGGGCCGAGGCACAACCTTTCCGATATAGGAGTTCGGCTGGTCCAATACTGACAGCATCGCTGGCTTTGGACTCATCGCGCGCGCTCCCGCCGCAAGCGCGCCGTCGTTTCGATAGCATCAACGATCGCCTGATAGCCGGTGCATCGGCAATAATTGCCCGAGAGGTGCTCGCGTATACGGTCGCGGCTGGGCTCAGGCTCCTCGCGCAACAAGTCCTGCGCGGTCATCAGCATGCCCGGCGTGCAATAGCCACATTGCAGTGCATTGCGATCGCGGAACGCAGCCTGTAGGTCAGCAATCTCTCCACTGTCAGCCACGCCCTCGATGGTCTGGACGGACGAACCGTCGGCCTGCGCCGCCAGCGTCAGGCATGAACGCACGATCTCGCCATTGACGCGCACCGTGCAGGCGCCACATACACCGTGCTCGCAGCCTACATGCGTGCCCGTCAGCTGCAGATGCTCGCGCAGGAAGTCCGCAAGATTGAGACGCGGCAAAACCTGGGCGTCCACGCGCTCGCCGTTGACATCGAGAGAGATCGCTATCGGGCCGGTCACGCGGCCCTCGCATCGAGGTCGGGACGGTCGAGCAATGTCGAAATGCAGCGTGCGATCAGCACTCTCGCCAATTGCTTCCGCATGGCGGGCGAAGCCTGCTGATCATCGGGCGGATCAAGCTCATCGGCGATCGCCGCGGCCACGTCGGTTACAAGGGGTTGCGTAACAACTTTGTCGACGAGATCAGCCGTGGACCTGGCCAGTACCGGCCGATCACCAATGGCGAAGAGTGCGATCCGCAGGTCGTGGAAGACTTCCTTACCCAGCAGCGCCTGCGCAGCGACGCCGGCAATGGCATAGTCGCCGTGGCGGCGCGCGAATTCATTGAAGTACTGCGCAGCGCTCTTGCGAATCGGCAGCTCGACGGCGACGAGCAACTCCTCCGGCGACAGGGCCGTCTCATAGATGCCCTTGAAAAAATCGCTAGCGGCCAGACGGCGCTCGCCGGCCAGACTGCGCACGATCATGGTGGCGTCCAGCGCCAGCATGCAGGCGGGCAACTCCGCCGCCGGGTCGGCGTGGGCCAGGCTGCCTCCGATCGTTCCACGGTTGCGGATCGCAGGATGCGCGATATGGGGGGCCGCCTGGGACAACAGCGGCGCGTGCAGCCGGATCTCGGGCGACCGCAGCAGGTCGGCATGGCGTGTGAGCGCGCCAATCGCGAGGGTATCGCCCCTGACAGTTGCGCCACGCAGTTCGTCGACGCCGCCAATGTCGACAATCAGGTCAGGCGAGACAAGGCGGAGGTTCAGGGCCGGCATCAGGCTTTGGCCACCAGAAAGGACCTTCGCCTTCTCGCTATGCTCAGCAAGCAGCGTCAACGCGTCCTCGACGCTTCTTGCCCGCGCGTAGCTGAAAGCCGAGGCCTTCATCGGCGTGACCTCCCCGGCCGGATTTTGGCATGTTTAGCCGGATTAGAAGGTGGTCATGTTGAAACGTCAAGTTTTGTTTATCGGCCGATTATTTCCAAGGATAGACTTTTGGCCTTGTTTTGCGGCAGTGGACGACGCACCGTCGGCCCGGGCACGCAAGACCCGCCACGCAACGGGGGATCGGGAGGTCTGGATCATGAATTTGGGTTTCTTCACGATGCCCATCCATCCCTTGGAGAAGGACTGGCGGCAGTCGTTGCAAGAGGACCGGGAAGCCTTCCTGCTCGCCGACGAACTCGGCTTTACTGAGGGTTATGTCGGCGAACACATCACTGACAGAGCGGAAAACATCACCTCCTGCGTTGCTTTCCTGGCGTGGATCGCCGCTGCAACAAAGCAAATCAAGCTCGGCACCGGCACGATCAATATGCCGAACACGCATCCGGCAACGGTCGCAGCAACCGTTGCGATGCTGGACCATATGCTTGACGGCCGCCTGATCTTTGGCATCAGCCCCGGTGGGCTGCTGTCGGATGCGGAGCTGTTCGGTAACCTGGACGCCGACCGCAACGCGATGCTCGTCGAAGCGATCAATCAGGTGCTCGCGATCTGGGAAGGCGAAGCACCCTACAACATCCAGGGCAAATACTGGAACATCTCGACGCAGAGAACGTCGATACCCGACATCGGGCAAGGCGTCATTGCACGCCCGCTGCAGCGGCCGCATCCGCCAATCGTCGTGACCGCCGTTGCACCCTTTTCCAAAGGCGTCAGCGAAGCCGCCGCACGCGGCTGGGACCCGATCTCGGCGAATTTCCTGATGCCTGCCTGGGTCAAGACCCACTGGCCGAAATATGTCGAGGGCTGCGAGCGGCTCGGCCGTGCTGCAGATCCCGCCAACTGGCGCATTGCCAAGAGCATCTTCGTTGCCAAGGACGCCGCGACAGCAAGAGCCTACGCTACCGATCCAAATGGGCCCTATGTCTACTACTACCGCTCACTATTCACCAAACTGAAAAAGGGCGGTCGTATCGACCTGTTCAAAACAAGGCGCGATCAGCCGGATCATGAGGTGACTCTCGACATGATCTGCGACAGACTGATCATCCATGGCACGCCTGAGAGCGTCGCCGACCAGTTGCTGGCATTCCGGGCGGAGGTCGGAGAATTTGGCATCCTTCTTTATGCAGGCAAGGACTGGAAAGACCGCGAACTGGCGCGTCGATCCATGATCCTGATGGCTGAAGACGTCATGCCAAAGGTCAATGCTGGCGCCCCGAGACGCTC
This genomic interval from Bradyrhizobium sp. NP1 contains the following:
- a CDS encoding LLM class flavin-dependent oxidoreductase, translating into MNLGFFTMPIHPLEKDWRQSLQEDREAFLLADELGFTEGYVGEHITDRAENITSCVAFLAWIAAATKQIKLGTGTINMPNTHPATVAATVAMLDHMLDGRLIFGISPGGLLSDAELFGNLDADRNAMLVEAINQVLAIWEGEAPYNIQGKYWNISTQRTSIPDIGQGVIARPLQRPHPPIVVTAVAPFSKGVSEAAARGWDPISANFLMPAWVKTHWPKYVEGCERLGRAADPANWRIAKSIFVAKDAATARAYATDPNGPYVYYYRSLFTKLKKGGRIDLFKTRRDQPDHEVTLDMICDRLIIHGTPESVADQLLAFRAEVGEFGILLYAGKDWKDRELARRSMILMAEDVMPKVNAGAPRRSRSQPFND
- a CDS encoding xanthine dehydrogenase family protein subunit M — protein: MKASAFSYARARSVEDALTLLAEHSEKAKVLSGGQSLMPALNLRLVSPDLIVDIGGVDELRGATVRGDTLAIGALTRHADLLRSPEIRLHAPLLSQAAPHIAHPAIRNRGTIGGSLAHADPAAELPACMLALDATMIVRSLAGERRLAASDFFKGIYETALSPEELLVAVELPIRKSAAQYFNEFARRHGDYAIAGVAAQALLGKEVFHDLRIALFAIGDRPVLARSTADLVDKVVTQPLVTDVAAAIADELDPPDDQQASPAMRKQLARVLIARCISTLLDRPDLDARAA
- a CDS encoding (2Fe-2S)-binding protein, which produces MTGPIAISLDVNGERVDAQVLPRLNLADFLREHLQLTGTHVGCEHGVCGACTVRVNGEIVRSCLTLAAQADGSSVQTIEGVADSGEIADLQAAFRDRNALQCGYCTPGMLMTAQDLLREEPEPSRDRIREHLSGNYCRCTGYQAIVDAIETTARLRRERAR
- a CDS encoding xanthine dehydrogenase family protein molybdopterin-binding subunit, coding for MSPKPAMLSVLDQPNSYIGKVVPRPNLDRLLQGRGLYVSDLELPRMGHVVFVRSPHAHARIVAIDAAAAKAGPGVIAVVTGEELAATITPWVGVLSHLKGLKSAPQSAIAIDRVCWQGEAVAAVVATSRAAAEDAAERVLVEYQELEAVTDMRTALDPETPVIHSSLGDNLAFERNLDAGEVDQAFAASDEVIEAEFVFGRHTGVTLEPRAVVADWNAGEGRLTIYQGTQAPHMVQNIAALHLGLQESQVRVVCKDVGGSFGIKVHIYADEMATYALSKLLRRPIKFVADRIESFNTDIHARDHRCRGRIGVKRDGAILAFEIDDLTGIGPYSMYPRTSAIEANQVVNLVGGPYTTKNYRARARVVFQNKNVTCQYRAVGHPVACSVTEGLVDLAAIKIGMDPAEIRRRNLIGDDAYPCVSPAGLRFESLSHHASLNKLLAMMGYERLRAEQAELRRSNIHRGIGIAAFIEVTNPSAAFYGVGGARISSQDGVAVRLDAQGSVICQTSITEQGQGSESLTAQIVGSVLGVPMERVRVILGDTDNTPYGGGTWASRGAGIGGEAALQATKILRNNILDVAAAILQATSAELDIAGAMVVNAIDGSPRIELKELARIVYFRPDTLPPGIQPELMATRHFVPREYPFAFTNGLQASWLEVDTDTGFIKLLKHWVVEDCGTIINPQLVDEQIRGGVVQGLGAALFEKCIYDERGQLTNANMADYLVPMSGEMPDIDVGHVVSPTRESELGAKGAGEAGTAGAAAAVTNAVNDALRPFGTIVTEIPLTPQVILSALGRI